A genomic window from Nocardioides sp. BP30 includes:
- the egtD gene encoding L-histidine N(alpha)-methyltransferase: MTTLSTPGASLDVLLTPADLRAALERDARAGLSATPKWLPPKYFYDDRGSRLFEEITRLPEYYPTRTEHAILSAYATDIAAAADAEVLLELGSGSSHKTRLLLNAMARQATLAAYVPVDVSVGALRDAMSSLRTDYPHLPLHGAVADFDAHLALLPAPGRRLWVLLGGTIGNYPPAERAVLLAALSAAMRPGEAFLLGIDLVKDPKRLVAAYDDAAGVTAAFNRNVISVLDRELDGDLDPDDFEHVALWDAENEWIEMRLRARRPISARLGALDLPVRLDVEEEIRTEISAKFRRERLAEELTAAGLHVEQWWTDPMADFALVLARR; the protein is encoded by the coding sequence GTGACCACCCTCTCGACGCCGGGAGCCAGCCTCGACGTGCTGCTGACCCCGGCCGACCTGCGCGCTGCCCTGGAACGCGACGCCCGGGCCGGGCTGAGCGCCACGCCGAAGTGGCTGCCGCCGAAGTACTTCTACGACGACCGCGGCAGCCGGCTCTTCGAGGAGATCACCCGGCTGCCGGAGTACTACCCCACCCGCACCGAGCACGCGATCCTGTCGGCGTACGCCACGGACATCGCGGCGGCAGCGGATGCGGAGGTGCTGCTGGAGCTGGGCTCCGGGTCGAGTCACAAGACCCGGCTGCTCCTGAACGCGATGGCGCGTCAGGCCACGCTCGCGGCGTACGTGCCCGTCGACGTCAGCGTCGGCGCGCTGCGCGATGCGATGAGCAGCCTGCGCACCGACTACCCGCACCTGCCGCTGCACGGCGCGGTCGCGGACTTCGACGCTCACCTGGCCCTGCTGCCGGCGCCCGGCCGCCGGCTGTGGGTGCTGCTGGGCGGCACCATCGGGAACTACCCGCCGGCCGAACGCGCGGTGCTGCTGGCGGCGCTGAGTGCGGCGATGCGACCCGGCGAGGCGTTCCTGCTGGGGATCGACCTGGTCAAGGACCCGAAGCGGCTGGTGGCGGCCTATGACGACGCCGCCGGCGTCACCGCCGCCTTCAACCGCAACGTCATCTCCGTCCTGGATCGCGAGCTGGACGGCGACCTCGACCCCGACGACTTCGAGCACGTCGCCCTGTGGGACGCGGAGAACGAGTGGATCGAGATGCGGCTGCGGGCGCGTCGACCGATCTCGGCCCGCCTGGGCGCTCTGGACCTTCCGGTGCGGCTCGACGTCGAGGAGGAGATCCGCACCGAGATCTCGGCGAAGTTCCGCCGCGAGCGTCTCGCCGAGGAGCTGACGGCCGCGGGGCTGCACGTCGAGCAGTGGTGGACCGACCCGATGGCCGACTTCGCCCTGGTGCTGGCGCGGCGCTGA
- a CDS encoding MmyB family transcriptional regulator, translating to MDRAALADFLVRRRQDLVPADVGLPTGARRRTPGLRREEVAALATMSTDYYTRLEQRRGPQPSVQMLAALARALRLTPDERDYLYRVAGHSAPDRLAPGEYVAPALLRVLDRLSDTPAMVISALAETLVQNDPARALFGDQTAYVGLERSEVYRWFVRPGTERLRYPEVDRPRHSRALVASMRAAYGSMGPRSRAGELVRELQRLSPEFAELWERHEVARRFEDHKVLVHPEVGAIELDCQVLFTEDQSQALLVLTAAPRTEDDDKLRLLAVLGTQQFSARS from the coding sequence ATGGACCGAGCCGCACTCGCCGACTTCCTGGTACGCCGCCGGCAGGATCTCGTGCCGGCCGACGTCGGGCTGCCGACCGGTGCCCGGCGCCGTACTCCCGGCCTGCGCCGCGAGGAGGTCGCGGCCCTGGCCACCATGTCGACCGACTACTACACCCGGCTCGAGCAGCGCCGCGGCCCGCAGCCGAGCGTGCAGATGCTCGCCGCGCTCGCCCGGGCGCTCCGTCTCACGCCGGACGAGCGCGATTACCTCTACCGGGTCGCCGGCCACAGCGCGCCGGACCGGCTGGCGCCGGGCGAGTACGTCGCGCCGGCGCTGCTGCGGGTGCTCGACCGGCTCTCGGACACGCCGGCGATGGTGATCAGCGCTCTGGCCGAGACGCTGGTGCAGAACGACCCGGCCCGGGCGCTGTTCGGCGACCAGACGGCCTACGTCGGCCTCGAGCGCAGCGAGGTGTATCGCTGGTTCGTCCGTCCGGGGACCGAGCGGCTGCGCTACCCCGAGGTCGATCGGCCGCGGCACAGCCGAGCACTGGTCGCCTCGATGCGGGCGGCGTACGGCTCGATGGGTCCGCGCTCGCGGGCCGGTGAGCTGGTGCGCGAGCTGCAGCGGCTCAGCCCCGAGTTCGCAGAGCTGTGGGAGCGGCACGAGGTCGCGCGCCGCTTCGAGGATCACAAGGTGCTGGTCCACCCCGAGGTCGGGGCGATCGAGCTCGACTGCCAGGTGCTGTTCACCGAGGACCAGTCGCAGGCGCTGCTGGTGCTGACAGCTGCTCCGCGCACGGAGGACGACGACAAGCTGCGCCTGTTGGCGGTGCTCGGCACGCAGCAGTTCAGCGCGCGCAGCTGA
- a CDS encoding SDR family oxidoreductase → MRISGNTIFIPGATSGIGLALALALRDKGNTVIVGGRRRNLLDQIAAEHGLATIAIDTADPASIEAAARQVLADHPELNVLITMAGIMRVEDWTRGGFAEQAAEIVTTNLLGPIRLIDAFLDHLRDRPEATIVTVSSGLAFAPLKVTPTYNATKAAIHLLSESIRLQLAGTGVSVVELEPPAVQTDLLPGQRESAFAMPLEEFIAEVVELIEHQPDATEIQVERVKFLRYGEARGDYDQVVATLNRSDPHGK, encoded by the coding sequence ATGCGAATCAGTGGAAACACCATCTTCATCCCCGGTGCCACCAGCGGCATCGGTCTCGCCCTGGCCCTCGCCCTGCGGGACAAGGGCAACACCGTCATCGTCGGCGGTCGCCGTCGCAACCTGCTCGACCAGATCGCTGCCGAGCACGGCCTGGCGACCATCGCCATCGACACCGCCGACCCGGCGAGCATCGAGGCTGCCGCGCGGCAGGTCCTCGCCGACCATCCCGAGCTGAACGTGCTGATCACGATGGCCGGCATCATGCGGGTCGAGGACTGGACGCGCGGCGGGTTCGCCGAGCAGGCGGCCGAGATCGTCACCACCAACCTGCTCGGGCCGATCCGGCTCATCGACGCGTTCCTCGACCACCTGCGCGACCGGCCGGAGGCGACCATCGTCACCGTCTCCTCGGGGCTGGCGTTCGCGCCGCTGAAGGTCACCCCGACCTACAACGCCACCAAGGCCGCCATCCACCTGCTCAGCGAGTCGATCCGCCTCCAGCTCGCCGGCACGGGTGTCAGCGTCGTCGAGCTCGAGCCGCCGGCGGTGCAGACCGACCTGCTGCCCGGGCAGCGCGAGAGCGCGTTCGCGATGCCGCTCGAGGAGTTCATCGCCGAGGTCGTCGAGCTGATCGAGCACCAGCCCGACGCCACGGAGATCCAGGTCGAGCGCGTGAAGTTCCTCCGGTACGGCGAGGCGCGCGGCGACTACGACCAGGTCGTCGCGACGCTCAACCGGAGCGACCCGCACGGGAAGTAG
- a CDS encoding alpha/beta fold hydrolase, which translates to MTRIDEIPGPDGRTLEVLTGGDPDGFPLLFHMGSPSAVAASAAIDAAARAAGLRYVTLSRPGYGRSTPRPAPGRFADDVADSLAVLDHLGIDAFLTAGWSGGGPRALACAALLPDRCRAAATIAGVAPYRAEGLDWFDGMAAENLEEYHAAEQGPEVYGALVTEQILPMLAATPDQIADAMGGLVTPVDKAMVTDDFADWMSRTFNHAGAQGAIGVRDDGLAAVAPWGFELADIRVPVAIWQGRQDAMVPYAHGAWLAEHVPGARAHLFEDEGHLSLVGRLDDIFADLKELAGR; encoded by the coding sequence ATGACCCGCATCGACGAGATCCCCGGACCAGACGGCCGCACCCTCGAGGTGCTCACCGGGGGAGATCCGGACGGCTTCCCGCTGCTCTTCCACATGGGCTCGCCGTCGGCGGTGGCGGCCAGCGCTGCCATCGACGCGGCGGCCCGGGCGGCCGGGCTGCGCTATGTCACCCTCTCCCGTCCTGGGTACGGTCGCTCCACGCCCCGGCCGGCGCCGGGCCGGTTCGCCGACGACGTGGCGGACAGCCTGGCGGTGCTCGACCACCTCGGCATCGACGCGTTCCTCACCGCCGGCTGGTCCGGGGGCGGGCCGCGGGCGCTGGCCTGCGCCGCCCTGCTGCCGGACCGCTGTCGTGCCGCTGCCACGATCGCGGGGGTGGCGCCGTACCGTGCCGAGGGCCTCGACTGGTTCGACGGCATGGCGGCGGAGAACCTGGAGGAGTACCACGCCGCCGAGCAGGGCCCCGAGGTCTACGGCGCGCTGGTCACCGAGCAGATCCTGCCGATGCTCGCCGCCACGCCCGACCAGATCGCCGACGCGATGGGCGGCCTGGTGACGCCGGTCGACAAGGCGATGGTCACCGACGACTTCGCGGACTGGATGAGCCGCACCTTCAACCACGCCGGCGCTCAGGGCGCCATCGGCGTGCGCGACGACGGGTTGGCCGCCGTCGCACCGTGGGGCTTCGAGCTGGCCGACATCCGGGTCCCGGTCGCGATCTGGCAGGGCCGGCAGGACGCGATGGTGCCCTACGCGCACGGCGCCTGGCTGGCCGAGCACGTCCCGGGCGCGCGGGCCCACCTGTTCGAGGACGAGGGCCACCTCTCGCTCGTGGGCCGGCTCGACGACATCTTCGCCGACCTCAAGGAGCTCGCCGGGAGATAG
- a CDS encoding glycosyltransferase, protein MSTRRTDVTTMRILHVSEALGGGITSAISAMVEATPELDHHLLARPRTAHDTGTDLARLFTSVTMLPRNPVAAVGSVRRRVRELFPDIVHAHSSVAGAVVRIAGLRGARVVYSPHCFAFERRDLSALQRRAFTGIERGLAARTDLLLAVAPSELDLAVGLGHDTVAYAPNRPVDPALRRAGFSRPLHIVAAGRICRQKDWHYLLHVKRYAENQLGLRARWTWLGGGEPADERQLAAAGVEVTGWLGQDEILDRLADAQVYLHTAAWEAAPLSILEAASAGLPLAVRSIPPLDSLDLPGLAGSAVALAHRLADLEAPHHWYAAQRASLTLAARHSREHQRRSLLDAYGRVLGRADEAELPTELPTEWTARAVLPQRRVVLGLPS, encoded by the coding sequence GTGAGCACGCGGAGGACGGACGTGACCACGATGCGGATCCTGCACGTCTCCGAGGCACTCGGCGGCGGCATCACCTCGGCGATCTCGGCGATGGTCGAGGCGACGCCCGAGCTCGACCACCACCTGCTGGCCCGTCCCAGGACGGCCCACGACACCGGTACCGACCTCGCCCGCCTCTTCACCTCGGTCACCATGCTGCCGCGCAACCCCGTCGCGGCCGTCGGCTCGGTACGTCGCCGCGTGCGCGAGCTGTTCCCCGACATCGTCCACGCGCACTCCTCGGTGGCCGGCGCCGTCGTACGGATCGCCGGCCTTCGCGGTGCCCGTGTCGTCTACAGCCCGCACTGCTTCGCCTTCGAGCGCCGTGATCTCTCCGCCCTCCAGCGGCGCGCCTTCACCGGCATCGAGCGCGGGCTCGCCGCTCGCACCGACCTTCTGCTCGCCGTCGCCCCCAGCGAGCTCGACCTGGCCGTGGGACTGGGTCACGACACCGTGGCCTACGCCCCCAACCGGCCGGTCGACCCGGCGCTGCGGCGCGCCGGCTTCAGCCGCCCGCTGCACATCGTCGCGGCCGGCCGGATCTGCCGGCAGAAGGACTGGCACTACCTCCTGCACGTGAAGCGGTACGCCGAGAACCAGCTCGGCCTGCGTGCGCGCTGGACCTGGCTCGGCGGCGGGGAGCCCGCTGACGAGCGACAGCTCGCGGCTGCCGGGGTGGAGGTCACGGGTTGGCTCGGTCAGGACGAGATCCTCGACCGGTTGGCCGATGCCCAGGTCTACCTGCACACCGCTGCCTGGGAGGCGGCGCCGCTCAGCATCCTGGAGGCGGCGAGCGCCGGACTCCCCCTGGCGGTGCGCTCGATCCCGCCGCTGGACAGCCTGGACCTGCCCGGCCTGGCCGGGTCCGCGGTGGCCCTCGCACACCGGCTCGCTGACCTCGAGGCGCCCCACCACTGGTACGCCGCACAACGGGCGTCCCTGACCCTGGCCGCCCGGCACTCCCGCGAGCACCAGCGCCGGTCGCTGCTGGACGCCTACGGACGCGTCCTCGGCCGGGCGGATGAGGCCGAGCTGCCGACCGAGCTGCCGACCGAGTGGACCGCCCGCGCGGTCCTGCCACAGCGACGCGTCGTGCTGGGGCTGCCATCATGA
- the galE gene encoding UDP-glucose 4-epimerase GalE: MPPHLSTRGLKVLVTGGAGFIGSTVCSALVDAGHVPVVLDDLSTGRREFARGRAFYEGDIADGTVVGRILAEHPDIACTIHCAAAIVVPESVAEPLDYYDNNVARSVRLFGLLAAHGKRRVLFSSSASIYAADHAGGVDEAAPLAPGSPYARTKAMIERVLADAAAAGALEAVSLRYFNPIGADPLLRTGLAMDRPSHALGRLIEAWESGTPFALTGVDWPTRDGTGLRDYVHVWDLARAHVRAVERFDDLIAAGREGHLALNLGTGRGTTVRELVEAFGRAVGTPVPVVETARRPGDVAGAYARSRHDPALLGWRPELTVADGIRHALAWRERWLALNPAA; the protein is encoded by the coding sequence ATGCCACCTCACCTCAGCACCCGCGGGCTCAAGGTCCTGGTCACCGGCGGCGCCGGATTCATCGGCAGCACCGTCTGCTCCGCGCTGGTCGATGCCGGGCACGTCCCGGTCGTGCTGGACGACCTGAGCACCGGGCGGCGGGAGTTCGCCCGCGGCCGCGCGTTCTACGAGGGTGACATCGCCGACGGCACCGTCGTCGGCCGGATCCTCGCCGAGCACCCGGACATCGCCTGCACGATCCACTGCGCGGCCGCCATCGTCGTACCGGAGTCGGTGGCCGAGCCCTTGGACTACTACGACAACAACGTCGCCCGCAGCGTGCGACTGTTCGGTCTGCTGGCCGCGCACGGCAAGCGCCGGGTGCTGTTCAGCTCCTCGGCCTCGATCTATGCCGCCGACCACGCCGGTGGCGTCGACGAGGCGGCGCCGCTGGCACCCGGCAGCCCGTACGCGCGCACCAAGGCGATGATCGAGCGCGTGCTCGCCGACGCCGCCGCCGCCGGGGCGCTCGAAGCCGTGTCGTTGCGCTACTTCAACCCCATCGGGGCCGATCCGCTGCTGCGCACGGGCCTGGCCATGGACCGGCCCTCGCACGCGCTCGGCCGGCTCATCGAGGCATGGGAGAGCGGTACGCCGTTCGCCCTGACCGGGGTGGACTGGCCGACCCGCGACGGCACCGGCCTGCGCGACTACGTCCACGTGTGGGACCTCGCCCGTGCCCACGTCCGCGCGGTCGAGCGGTTCGACGACCTGATCGCCGCGGGGCGCGAGGGGCATCTCGCCCTCAACCTCGGCACCGGCCGCGGGACGACGGTCCGCGAGCTCGTCGAGGCCTTCGGCCGTGCGGTCGGCACCCCGGTCCCGGTCGTCGAGACCGCGCGACGCCCCGGCGACGTGGCCGGCGCCTATGCCCGCAGCCGTCACGACCCAGCGCTGCTCGGCTGGCGCCCCGAGCTCACCGTCGCCGACGGGATCCGGCACGCCCTGGCCTGGCGGGAGCGGTGGCTGGCGCTGAACCCGGCGGCGTGA
- a CDS encoding MFS transporter: MTMTSVPAVRWEGHSRESTEYRRILVALACAGVATFAQLYSPQGILPLVSRSLDVSADRSALLISAATLGLAAGVLPWSWVADRIGRLAAMRLSLVAATVLGLAVVLCPDFTWILALRIAEGAALGGLPALAVTYLQEEIHPAHTAVAAGTYVSGTTIGGLLGRVVAAPVAAALGWRWGVASVVVLSAVAAAAFMLLAPAPRGFRRNTRAPGAAVLRLVATHLRDPRMLVLYGQGFLLMGGFVTIYNYLAFRLQRAPFDLSTGVTSLLFLAYLAGTWSSRRAGLAATRLGRRRVLLASIAVMIAGVLLTLVTWLPGVLVGLVVLTVGFFGAHAIASGWTGARARVGRSQATSLYNLFYYLGSSVMGWLGGVVFTHAGWSATAVAVAVMAALAGAWALLTADA; this comes from the coding sequence ATGACGATGACCAGCGTCCCTGCGGTCCGATGGGAGGGGCACTCGCGCGAGTCGACCGAGTACCGCCGCATCCTGGTCGCGCTGGCGTGCGCCGGCGTGGCCACCTTCGCGCAGCTCTACTCGCCCCAGGGCATCCTGCCGCTGGTCTCCCGCTCGCTCGACGTGAGCGCCGACCGCTCGGCGCTGCTCATCTCCGCCGCGACCCTGGGCCTCGCCGCCGGGGTGCTGCCCTGGTCGTGGGTGGCGGACCGGATCGGACGGTTGGCCGCGATGCGACTCTCCCTGGTGGCGGCGACAGTCCTCGGGCTGGCGGTGGTGCTGTGCCCGGACTTCACCTGGATCCTGGCGCTGCGCATCGCCGAGGGAGCCGCGCTCGGCGGTCTCCCCGCGCTCGCCGTGACCTACCTGCAGGAGGAGATCCACCCGGCGCACACCGCCGTCGCGGCCGGTACCTACGTCTCGGGTACGACGATCGGCGGCCTGCTGGGCCGGGTCGTCGCCGCCCCGGTCGCGGCAGCTCTCGGCTGGCGCTGGGGTGTGGCCAGCGTGGTGGTGCTCTCGGCCGTCGCGGCGGCGGCCTTCATGCTGCTCGCACCGGCGCCGCGCGGCTTCCGGCGGAACACACGCGCGCCCGGTGCCGCGGTCCTACGGCTGGTCGCGACGCACCTGCGCGACCCGCGGATGCTGGTGCTCTACGGGCAGGGCTTCTTGCTGATGGGCGGCTTCGTCACGATCTACAACTACCTCGCGTTCCGGCTGCAGCGGGCGCCGTTCGACCTCAGCACGGGCGTCACCTCGCTGCTCTTCCTCGCCTACCTGGCGGGCACCTGGTCCTCGCGGCGGGCGGGTCTCGCGGCGACCCGGCTCGGACGCCGCCGGGTGCTGCTGGCGAGCATCGCGGTGATGATCGCCGGCGTGCTGTTGACCCTGGTGACCTGGCTCCCCGGTGTGCTGGTGGGTCTGGTGGTGCTGACCGTCGGCTTCTTCGGTGCCCACGCGATCGCATCGGGCTGGACGGGCGCCCGCGCGCGGGTCGGCCGGTCCCAGGCGACGTCGCTGTACAACCTCTTCTACTACCTCGGCTCGAGTGTCATGGGCTGGCTCGGCGGCGTGGTGTTCACCCACGCCGGCTGGAGCGCCACCGCGGTGGCGGTGGCGGTGATGGCGGCGCTCGCCGGCGCCTGGGCGCTGCTCACCGCCGACGCGTAG
- a CDS encoding cation:proton antiporter: MDHEFVLIAGAALAIMIAASVFSRRTGIATPLLLVALGIGASYLPPTPEIHVEPELVLAGVLPPLLYASAVQLPVLDIRRNLSLITWLSVVMVIVSALVIGAVVHAVFPGISFALATALGAVVSPTDAVAASAIGHRVGLPPRLMTVLEGESLVNDASALVLLRTAVAALTASGFSLGHTVLDFGWAVLGGVVIGLIVGVVTVLLRQRLDDPVLNTTISFAVPFLAYFPAEEAHASGVLAVVVAGLLTGTMGSRRFSARDRQTQSTTWTTISFILESAVFLAMGYELPELVDAARSETDTGQITGLVLIVVGLLIAIRFLGLAWPAMTDRFGPGERGDQVEARLTSFEERLDAMTPTDEREESRLAWARHRLARGRADAAFEEREPITARGMLVLAWAGMRGVVTVAAAQTIPVGTPHRATVILAAFFVALITLVLFGLTLPALIARMRFTPATEEERHDAVQGLLRRVGETAIDSLGPLREQTIDGQPLDPALVHTMEESVLPRLIAATKDTREGPPVPRDQLLTVQQRYLDAMRDALGAERAIGADSSETYRQVEVMLDTLEYRMQPAR, from the coding sequence ATGGACCACGAGTTCGTGCTCATCGCCGGTGCGGCACTGGCGATCATGATCGCCGCCTCGGTGTTCTCCCGCCGGACCGGCATCGCCACCCCGCTGCTCCTGGTCGCACTGGGGATCGGCGCCAGCTACCTGCCGCCGACGCCCGAGATCCACGTCGAGCCCGAGCTGGTGCTGGCCGGGGTGCTACCGCCGCTGCTCTACGCCTCGGCGGTGCAGCTGCCGGTGCTGGACATCCGCCGCAACCTCTCCCTGATCACCTGGTTGTCGGTGGTGATGGTGATCGTCTCGGCGCTGGTCATCGGCGCCGTCGTGCACGCGGTCTTCCCGGGGATCTCCTTCGCGCTGGCGACCGCGCTGGGCGCCGTGGTCAGCCCCACGGACGCCGTCGCCGCCTCCGCGATCGGCCACCGGGTCGGACTGCCACCGCGGCTGATGACGGTGCTGGAGGGCGAGAGCCTGGTCAACGACGCGTCCGCGCTGGTGTTGCTGCGCACGGCGGTCGCGGCGCTGACAGCGAGCGGCTTCAGCCTGGGTCACACGGTGCTCGACTTCGGCTGGGCCGTCCTCGGCGGTGTCGTGATCGGGCTGATCGTCGGGGTGGTGACGGTCCTCCTGCGACAGCGACTCGACGACCCGGTGCTCAACACCACCATCTCCTTCGCGGTGCCCTTCCTCGCCTACTTCCCCGCCGAGGAGGCGCACGCCTCGGGAGTGCTCGCGGTGGTGGTCGCCGGCCTGCTCACCGGCACGATGGGCAGCCGCCGGTTCAGCGCGCGGGACCGGCAGACCCAGTCGACCACCTGGACCACCATCAGCTTCATCCTGGAGAGCGCCGTCTTCCTGGCGATGGGCTACGAGCTGCCGGAGCTGGTCGACGCGGCCCGCTCGGAGACCGACACCGGTCAGATCACCGGCCTGGTCCTGATCGTGGTGGGCCTGCTGATCGCCATCCGCTTCCTCGGGCTGGCCTGGCCCGCGATGACCGACCGCTTCGGGCCCGGCGAGCGCGGCGATCAGGTCGAGGCCCGGCTGACCTCCTTCGAGGAGAGGCTCGACGCCATGACGCCGACCGACGAGCGCGAGGAGAGCCGGCTCGCCTGGGCGCGGCACCGGCTCGCGCGGGGCCGGGCCGACGCGGCGTTCGAGGAGCGCGAGCCGATCACCGCACGCGGCATGCTGGTGCTGGCCTGGGCCGGCATGCGCGGCGTCGTCACGGTCGCCGCCGCCCAGACCATCCCGGTCGGCACCCCGCACCGTGCCACCGTGATCCTGGCGGCGTTCTTCGTCGCGCTGATCACGCTGGTGCTCTTCGGACTGACCCTGCCGGCGCTGATCGCGCGGATGCGGTTCACCCCGGCAACCGAGGAGGAGCGGCACGATGCCGTCCAGGGGCTGTTGCGGCGGGTGGGCGAGACGGCCATCGACAGCCTCGGTCCGCTGCGCGAGCAGACCATCGACGGCCAGCCGCTGGACCCGGCGCTGGTGCACACCATGGAGGAGAGCGTCCTGCCGCGACTGATCGCCGCGACGAAGGACACCCGGGAGGGCCCGCCGGTCCCGCGCGACCAGCTGCTGACGGTGCAGCAGCGGTACCTCGACGCGATGCGCGACGCGCTCGGCGCCGAGCGCGCGATCGGGGCGGACAGCTCCGAGACCTACCGGCAGGTCGAGGTCATGCTGGACACCTTGGAGTACCGGATGCAGCCCGCGCGCTGA
- a CDS encoding pyridoxamine 5'-phosphate oxidase family protein, producing the protein MSDDDQQKLIGLMKDMPIAMLTTYGPDGPHSIPMARQEVDPGAEMWFITARHTRHVEDLATSAAVSLTFSSSSAWVAMTGRAELVEDQAKLEELWNSFAEAWMPAGPEDPNAALLRVEVEHAEYWDTPGGRIASAISFAKAKLTGNTYDAEHGTVEPS; encoded by the coding sequence ATGAGCGACGACGACCAGCAGAAGCTGATCGGTCTGATGAAGGACATGCCGATCGCGATGCTGACCACCTACGGCCCCGACGGGCCACACAGCATCCCGATGGCGCGCCAGGAGGTCGATCCGGGCGCGGAGATGTGGTTCATCACCGCCCGGCACACCCGCCATGTCGAGGACCTGGCCACGTCGGCGGCCGTCTCGCTCACGTTCTCCTCCTCCTCGGCCTGGGTCGCGATGACCGGACGCGCCGAGCTGGTCGAGGACCAGGCCAAGCTCGAGGAGCTGTGGAACAGCTTCGCGGAGGCCTGGATGCCGGCCGGGCCGGAGGACCCGAACGCCGCGCTGCTGCGCGTCGAGGTCGAGCACGCCGAGTACTGGGACACCCCGGGCGGCCGGATCGCCTCGGCGATCAGCTTCGCGAAGGCCAAGCTCACCGGGAACACGTACGACGCCGAGCACGGCACCGTCGAGCCGTCCTGA
- a CDS encoding LysR family transcriptional regulator, giving the protein MSQLTTSARREVLADLPYLVAVDATGGVTAAADELGVPQPTVSRGLARLAERLGVPVLDRDGRGVRLSAEATALLPYAERALAALHDGLAAVERLTGERADAVSLAFQHTQGRIVVPALVRALRAEHPTARFDLHQGARDACLEALDSGAADAVIVSPALPATANVRTVHLYDEPLVLAVPPEHRLARRRRVRLQDIAAEPLLVMRTAFGLRLQVDDLLAEAGITPTIAFEGEDVQTLRGLVAAGLGVAVLPAAVPHPTDVVEVPIGEAHAIRRIGLSWRTDRRAGAAALALYDVVQHGDWLPRRR; this is encoded by the coding sequence ATGTCTCAGCTGACCACGTCGGCCCGACGCGAGGTGTTGGCCGACCTCCCCTACCTCGTGGCCGTCGACGCGACCGGCGGGGTGACCGCTGCCGCGGACGAGCTGGGCGTCCCGCAGCCGACGGTCAGCAGGGGTCTGGCCCGGCTGGCCGAGCGACTGGGCGTGCCGGTGCTCGACCGCGACGGACGCGGCGTACGGCTGAGCGCGGAGGCCACCGCACTGCTCCCGTACGCCGAGCGCGCGCTGGCCGCCCTCCACGACGGTCTCGCTGCGGTCGAGCGACTCACCGGCGAGCGGGCGGACGCCGTCTCGCTGGCCTTCCAGCACACCCAGGGAAGGATCGTGGTCCCGGCGCTCGTCCGGGCGCTCCGGGCCGAGCACCCCACCGCGCGGTTCGACCTGCACCAGGGCGCCCGGGACGCCTGCCTGGAGGCCCTCGACTCCGGCGCGGCCGACGCCGTCATCGTCTCCCCCGCGCTGCCGGCGACGGCGAACGTACGCACCGTCCACCTCTACGACGAGCCGCTGGTGCTGGCCGTCCCGCCGGAGCACCGGCTGGCCCGGCGGCGACGGGTGCGGCTGCAGGACATCGCCGCCGAGCCGCTGCTGGTGATGCGGACGGCCTTCGGCCTGCGCCTGCAGGTCGACGACCTCCTCGCCGAGGCGGGCATCACCCCGACCATCGCCTTCGAGGGCGAGGACGTGCAGACCCTGCGCGGGTTGGTCGCCGCCGGGCTGGGCGTCGCCGTACTCCCGGCTGCCGTCCCGCACCCGACCGACGTGGTGGAGGTCCCGATCGGTGAGGCCCACGCGATCCGACGGATCGGGTTGTCGTGGCGCACCGACAGGCGTGCGGGCGCGGCTGCTCTGGCCCTGTACGACGTGGTGCAGCACGGCGACTGGCTGCCGCGACGGCGCTGA